From Magnolia sinica isolate HGM2019 chromosome 13, MsV1, whole genome shotgun sequence, one genomic window encodes:
- the LOC131223086 gene encoding uncharacterized protein LOC131223086 isoform X1 — protein MLGGSFSILFSSSSFPSISNTDSPISFSPSKTRCFNPSFRNPGFPKPLSLSPSPSPLSTSARSSKAGAISIDDGGPDQFLDNNSIADFMRFETKNADTSHGELQTAVVSYRKRFPWSLLHPFLQVDLVSTIHIADKENSMFRYFATIQKELEPYDCVLYEMVASRESLENRRNPASTTKLKGSRSRGFNILGCIQRQMARILMLDFQLDCLDYQAENWYHADLDYETFKSLQHERGESFFTFARDMTLRSTKAMVLPASIPEDLGPWKSKLLWASRVLPMPLVGLLIIGSVCTQEENQASEYPELEALSRLDFGAAMKVFLAKRLTSEFTQVTAAIEERSVIIGERNRVATEALQQAIADGHNRIAVLYGGGHMPDLGRRLREELDLVPSQVQWITAWSIRNQKLEIQSLPFLKTLAKISGWPLNRYQTLALLIFSSILAVDLWFWELFFGTVVNWTAWAASEVGQFAENVWVM, from the exons ATGCTCGGTGGATCTTTCTCCATCttattttcctcttcttccttcccATCCATTTCCAACACAGACTCTCCAATTTCATTTTCTCCTTCCAAAACCAGATGCTTCAACCCCTCCTTTCGAAATCCTGGATTTCCCAAacccctttctctttctccttctccttctcctctctCTACATCTGCCCGCTCTTCGAAGGCCGGAGCTATATCTATCGACGATGGCGGCCCTGACCAGTTCCTTGACAACAATTCGATCGCAGATTTCATGAGATTCGAAACGAAAAACGCCGATACTAGCCATGGAGAGTTGCAGACGGCTGTTGTCAGCTACCGGAAGCGGTTCCCGTGGTCCCTTCTCCATCCTTTCCTTCAG GTCGATTTGGTTTCAACGATTCATATCGCAGATAAAGA AAATTCAATGTTCAGGTATTTTGCAACTATTCAGAAGGAACTTGAACCCTATGACTGTGTCCTTTATGAGATGGTGGCCAGCAGGGAGAGTTTAGAGAATAGGAGAAATCCAGCTTCTACCACGAAACTAAAAGGTTCACGCAGTCGGGGCTTCAATATTCTTGGATGTATTCAGCGACAGATGGCTCGAATTCTTATGCTGGACTTCCAACTAGATTGTCTTGATTACCAGGCTGAGAATTGGTACCATGCAGACCTTGATTATGAGACCTTTAAGTCACTTCAG CATGAAAGAGGTGAGAGCTTCTTCACATTTGCAAGAGACATGACTCTTAGATCTACAAAAGCCATGGTGCTACCAGCTTCTATACCAGAAGATCTTGGGCCTTGGAAgtccaaacttctgtgggcttCCCGAGTGCTACCGATGCCTCTCGTCGGCCTTCTCATCATAGGAAGTGTCTGCACACAGGAGGAAAATCAGGCATCTGAATATCCAGAGCTAGAGGCATTGTCCAGACTCGATTTTGGTGCTGCAATGAAGGTCTTCTTGGCAAAAAGGCTAACCTCTGA GTTCACACAGGTGACAGCAGCCATCGAGGAGAGATCGGTCATCATTGGGGAAAGGAACAGAGTCGCAACAGAAGCACTGCAGCAGGCAATTGCCGATGGGCACAACAGAATTGCAGTGTTGTATGGGGGTGGACACATGCCGGACTTGGGTAGGCGGCTACGTGAGGAACTAGACCTGGTCCCCTCCCAGGTGCAGTGGATAACAGCTTGGTCGATAAGGAACCAGAAGCTCGAGATCCAGTCCCTGCCGTTTCTGAAAACTCTGGCCAAGATTTCAGGGTGGCCATTGAACAGGTACCAGACTCTGGCATTGCTCATCTTCTCGTCCATCCTTGCGGTAGATCTATGGTTCTGGGAGCTTTTCTTTGGCACAGTGGTGAACTGGACTGCTTGGGCTGCTTCTGAAGTGGGCCAATTTGCCGAGAATGTGTGGGTCATGTGA
- the LOC131223086 gene encoding uncharacterized protein LOC131223086 isoform X2 has product MLGGSFSILFSSSSFPSISNTDSPISFSPSKTRCFNPSFRNPGFPKPLSLSPSPSPLSTSARSSKAGAISIDDGGPDQFLDNNSIADFMRFETKNADTSHGELQTAVVSYRKRFPWSLLHPFLQVDLVSTIHIADKEYFATIQKELEPYDCVLYEMVASRESLENRRNPASTTKLKGSRSRGFNILGCIQRQMARILMLDFQLDCLDYQAENWYHADLDYETFKSLQHERGESFFTFARDMTLRSTKAMVLPASIPEDLGPWKSKLLWASRVLPMPLVGLLIIGSVCTQEENQASEYPELEALSRLDFGAAMKVFLAKRLTSEFTQVTAAIEERSVIIGERNRVATEALQQAIADGHNRIAVLYGGGHMPDLGRRLREELDLVPSQVQWITAWSIRNQKLEIQSLPFLKTLAKISGWPLNRYQTLALLIFSSILAVDLWFWELFFGTVVNWTAWAASEVGQFAENVWVM; this is encoded by the exons ATGCTCGGTGGATCTTTCTCCATCttattttcctcttcttccttcccATCCATTTCCAACACAGACTCTCCAATTTCATTTTCTCCTTCCAAAACCAGATGCTTCAACCCCTCCTTTCGAAATCCTGGATTTCCCAAacccctttctctttctccttctccttctcctctctCTACATCTGCCCGCTCTTCGAAGGCCGGAGCTATATCTATCGACGATGGCGGCCCTGACCAGTTCCTTGACAACAATTCGATCGCAGATTTCATGAGATTCGAAACGAAAAACGCCGATACTAGCCATGGAGAGTTGCAGACGGCTGTTGTCAGCTACCGGAAGCGGTTCCCGTGGTCCCTTCTCCATCCTTTCCTTCAG GTCGATTTGGTTTCAACGATTCATATCGCAGATAAAGA GTATTTTGCAACTATTCAGAAGGAACTTGAACCCTATGACTGTGTCCTTTATGAGATGGTGGCCAGCAGGGAGAGTTTAGAGAATAGGAGAAATCCAGCTTCTACCACGAAACTAAAAGGTTCACGCAGTCGGGGCTTCAATATTCTTGGATGTATTCAGCGACAGATGGCTCGAATTCTTATGCTGGACTTCCAACTAGATTGTCTTGATTACCAGGCTGAGAATTGGTACCATGCAGACCTTGATTATGAGACCTTTAAGTCACTTCAG CATGAAAGAGGTGAGAGCTTCTTCACATTTGCAAGAGACATGACTCTTAGATCTACAAAAGCCATGGTGCTACCAGCTTCTATACCAGAAGATCTTGGGCCTTGGAAgtccaaacttctgtgggcttCCCGAGTGCTACCGATGCCTCTCGTCGGCCTTCTCATCATAGGAAGTGTCTGCACACAGGAGGAAAATCAGGCATCTGAATATCCAGAGCTAGAGGCATTGTCCAGACTCGATTTTGGTGCTGCAATGAAGGTCTTCTTGGCAAAAAGGCTAACCTCTGA GTTCACACAGGTGACAGCAGCCATCGAGGAGAGATCGGTCATCATTGGGGAAAGGAACAGAGTCGCAACAGAAGCACTGCAGCAGGCAATTGCCGATGGGCACAACAGAATTGCAGTGTTGTATGGGGGTGGACACATGCCGGACTTGGGTAGGCGGCTACGTGAGGAACTAGACCTGGTCCCCTCCCAGGTGCAGTGGATAACAGCTTGGTCGATAAGGAACCAGAAGCTCGAGATCCAGTCCCTGCCGTTTCTGAAAACTCTGGCCAAGATTTCAGGGTGGCCATTGAACAGGTACCAGACTCTGGCATTGCTCATCTTCTCGTCCATCCTTGCGGTAGATCTATGGTTCTGGGAGCTTTTCTTTGGCACAGTGGTGAACTGGACTGCTTGGGCTGCTTCTGAAGTGGGCCAATTTGCCGAGAATGTGTGGGTCATGTGA